The following nucleotide sequence is from Allocatelliglobosispora scoriae.
TTGGCTCTTGGAAACGGAGCATAGTCCACTTCCGCTCCTTCCATCCACGGTCAGAGGGGACCGCACAGCATGCAAGAAGCCAGCGCCCACACCTCCGGGGTCATGAGCAGGGCGGTCCTGCTCGAGTCGTTCGGCGGCTCCGAGGTTCTCGATCTCCACGAGGTACCCACACCACAGGCAGGCCCGGGGCAGATCCGCGTGCGAGTCACCGCAGCCGGACTGAACCCGATGGACTGGTTCATGACCTCCGACCCGGACACCGCCGGCCGCTTCGGCCTGAGCCTGCCGTCCGGATTCGGAACCGACTACGCCGGGATCGTCGACCAGGTCGGTGCCGGCGTGACCGGGTTCGCAGCCGGCGACCGGGTGTTCGGCGGAGCGCTCTCCCGCGCGGTCGCCGACTACGTGGTGATCGACGCGGCAGGGACCATCGCGGTGGGCGGCGACGCGCACCACACCCCTGACGGCGTCGACGACCGCACCGCCGCCGCGCTGACCATAGCCGGGTGCACGGCCGCCGCAGCCCTCGTCGTCGTCAACCCCGGCCCGGGCGACACCCTGCTCATCGGTGGTGCGGGCGGCGGAGTCGGCGTGTTCACCGTGCAGCTCGCCCGGCTCACCGGCGCGCGGGTGATCGGAACCGGATCGGCGACCTCGGCCGACGCCCTGCGAGCCCTCGGCGCCGAGCCGGTCGTCTACGGGGACGGCCTGGCCGACCGGCTCCGAGCCCTGGCTCCCGGCGGCATCACCGCGGCGATCGACCTGTTCGGCACCGACACGGTGCGGGTGGCACGGGAACTCGGCGTGCCCGACGAGCGCATCACCACCATCGCCGCCCAGGTCGACGGGATCACCCCGGCGAACGGAGCCAACGCCGCCCCGGGCGCCATCGAGGAGATCGCGCACCTGGTCGCCGCAGGCCGGCTGCGCGTACCCATCGCGGCGACCTTCCCCGTCGAGCAGATCCGCGCCGCAGTCGACCTCCAAGCCGGCCGCCACGTACACGGCAAGATCGTCATCGACCTGTAGCTCCCGCCCACCGAGACGCCAGGGATGTGGCGTTCCGGTGGCCCGGCGCCGACCTGTCCTTTCGGAAAGGTCGGGCTTCCCCTGCGGCATGAGTCTTCTCGCCAGGCCGCGACTTGTGCCGAGCCCATCGACGTTCAAGCATTTGCCTATGAAAAAATGGGCAATCCTTTCAGCGGCGGCGGTCCTGGCCGGCGTAGCGATCCAGAGCCCGGCCGAAGCGGTTGCGGGCATCCAGTACGTGACGTCGGCGAGCGCGACCGACAGCTCGGCGGCGAAGACCGTGGTCCTCTACTGCCCGACCGGCACCGTCTCGATCGGAGGCGGGGCGTACCTGACCGGAGCGACCGGGCAGGCCACGATCCGGCAGATCGCACCGACCACGGTCCTCGGCCGCAACGCCCTGGTCGTGATCGGCGCCGAGGACTCCGACGGCTACTCCGGCACATGGAACATCACCGCCACCAACGTGTGCATCCCGACCCCGGCCGGCTTCCGCTATGTCCGGGTCACCGTCAGCGACCCGTCGCTCGTCTGGGCCACCGCCGACTGCACGGGCCAGCGGGTCATCGGTAGCGGATACACCGTCTCCTCGACGGCCAAGGCGATGGCCACCGGCATCGAGATCGACACCCGCAACCGCGCGTACCTGAGCGTCGAGCCCAGCAGCGTCCCCGGCGCCGTCACACCCATCACCGGTACGGTCACCGCCGCCTGCGCCGACGCCCAGCTGCCCGGGACCGTGCAGACCTCGGCGAGTACGCCGCAGGACTCCTCCAACCCGCAGACCGTGACCGTCACCTGCCCGACCGGTACACAGATCGTCCACATCGGCGGCGACCTGTGGCGCGTACGCGGGCACTCGGTCATCGACGACTTCCGGATCATCCAGCCGAACATGATCACCGTGACCGGATACGAGGACGAGCTCGGCAACCCCGACATCTGGGCCACCGAGGCGTACGCCACCTGCGCCGCATAGACCACGACACCCTCGGTGCCGCCAGGCGCACGCAGCCCTGGCGGCATCAAGCCCGAGGTCGCCAGATGGTGGAGTTCGGCACGGTGTCGCGGGAGCCGAGCCCCGGCGGGATCGTCAACCGCCTCATCGTCGCGGGCGGATGACGCACGGGCGGGCAGCTCGACCTTCGGGCAGCGTCCGACCGTCCCATCAGGCCATTGACGGGCATAATCACCGCTGGTGAAGTTGCCGGGTGCATACTCGACACCGCCGCAATCACCGATCCGTCGCCATCCGAGCCGCCAGCCTGGCCGGTGCCGCCCTCCTCCTGCTGCCGCTGGCAGCGTGCGTGAAGAAGGCCTCGACGGCCCAGCCGACGGCGACGCCGACCACCACCACCGATGTCAGCCCCGGCGACACCGGCCCCAGCCCGGTCCCGCGCTCCTCGATCTACGCCTTCGCGGGCACGAAGGCGTTCGGGGTCGGCGAGGCCGGCAAAGTGCTCTACCAGGCGACCTCCGGGACCTGGAGCGAGCCGCAGTGGACGCAGAAGGGCCGCTACGCCGCCGCCGTCTCCCGGACCCTCAACGCCAAGGACGCCCGGCTGGCCGTCATCGACAGCCAGACCGGCAAGGTGATCAACATCCGCTGCGGCTGCGGCTCGGTGGCGCTCGTCGGCGACTCCATCGCCGTCTGGGCCGACGAGAAGGGGCAGCTCTTCCAGCTCGACATCACCAGCGCCGGCGTCGCCCGGAAGTTGAACGTCTCGCTGCCGCAGGGCACGCCCCGGCTCGCCGCCGCCGGGACCAACGACACGTTTCTGCTCATCGCGTCGGACGCACCCGACGGCGACAACGGCAAAGGCGCTGCCTACTCGGTGAAGCTCGACGGGAGCAAGACGCTCGTCCGGGATCTACCGGAGGTGAGCACGCTGCAGTTCGCCGCGGCACGTGCCGGTGGTGGCGAGGGGGCGCGGTGGGCGTACCAGGTGATTGAATCTCAGGGCGATTGCGCGCACCCGGGGCCGATCCTGGTCGTGGACGACGCGGGAGCGGCGACCACACCCGACGTGACGGACCTCCTCGGCGGTAAGACCGCCGAGGAGGTCGACGTCGCTGTGCTCTCCGCCTGGTGGGAGCCGGACGGCAGGCTCTTCGCGGTGATGCAGAGCTGGATCTGCGACCCCTCGGGCGGCACCCCGGTGGTCAAGGCGAGCCTGTGGCGGCTCGACGGCGGGAAGTGGCTCGCGGTGGAGCAGCCGGCGCTGCGGCTCGAGCACGACCTCGCCGCGGACACGAAGATCGTCCTGACCGACGACGACAAGCTGACCCTGGAGACCTCCTCGGGCAGCACCCCGATCGCGGCCGACGTGCTCTCGGTGGTCCTGCCGCCCGTCGTGCCGTAGGCGGCTGTAGCGTCCTGCGATATGGCGGACCAGGAGTTCCTGCAGGATCAGCCGCATCGTGCGGTGGTGCGGGTCGGCGACACGGTACGCCGGCCCGCACTCCCCTGGACGCCGACGGTCCACGAGCTGCTGCGCCACCTGGAGTCGGTCGGCTTCGAGGCCGCGCCGAGGGCGCTGGGCATCGACGAGCAGGGCCGCGAGGTCCTGACCTATCTGGAGGGCGACTCCGGCGGCGACGGCTGGGACCGGGTCGCCGACGAGGCCGGGCTGGTCGCGATGGCCCGGCTGCTGCGCGACTACCACCAGGCCGTGGCGGGATTCCGGCCGACCGCCGAGGCCGGCTGGGCGACGCATCCCGGTCCCGTCGCCGCGGGTGAGCTGGTCTGCCACGGCGACTTCGGGCCGTGGAACCTCGTCTGGCACGGCACGCGGCCCGTCGGCATCCTGGACTGGGACCTCGCCTGGCCCGCCGAACCGCTGCACGACGTCGCCTACGCCCTGGAGTACGTGACCCCGTTTCGCGACGATGCCGAATGCCTGCGCTGGCTGCGGTACCCGTCGCCGCCGGAGCGGCGCCGCCGGATGGAGCTGTTCGCCGACGCCTACGGACTGACCTCGATCGACGGCCTGGTCGACAAGGTGATCGAGCAGCAGGAGGTCGTGCTGGACCGGGCCCGCCGGCTCGCCGCGCAGGGCGTCCAGCCGCAGCTGTCGTGGCTGGCGAGCGGCGCTCTCGACGAGGTGGCGGCGCGGATCCGGTGGAGCCGTGACCACCGGCACCTGATCCAGGAGCCGTGACCGGCGGCGGGTTAGATTTCTCCTCGTGATGATCGAGGAACGGGCCGAGGACGACGCCGAGCTGACCGTGCTGCTGGACGCGGCCTTCGCGGAGCTGGTGCGCCGCTACGGGCTGGAGGGCCGCTCGCACGTCAAGGGCGGCGCCCGGTTCCTGGTGGCGGTCCTTGACGGTCGGGCCGTCGGCTGCGGCGCACTGCAGGCGACCGAGGATCCGCAGGTCGGAGAGCTCAAGCGGATGTACGTCCAGCCGGATGCCCGCGGCCAGGGGGTCGCCGCAGCGGTCCTGGCCGGGGTGGAGGCCCTCGGTCGGGAGCTCGGCTACCGGTCGATCCGGCTCGCGACCGGGCTGCGGCAGCCGGAGGCGATGGCGCTCTACGAGAAGCACGGGTACCGGCCGATGGAGCCCTACGGCAAGTACGTCCACCAGGAGCTCATCCGCTGCTACGACAAGCAGCTCGACCGGTAGCCTGGACAGACGCAGATCTTGGGAGTGCCGCATGCCGTACAGCCTGGACAACCGTCTGGTGGTCGGCATCGCGTCGAGCGCCCTGTTCGACCTCGCCGCCGCAGACGACGTCTTCCGCAACCACGGCGAGCAGGCCTACCGGAAATACCAGGAGGACAAGCTCACCGAGCCGCTGGGCCCCGGGGTCGCCTTCCCCTTCATCAAGCGGCTGCTGTCCCTCAACGACCTCAGCGGCGGCGACGGCCCGCTGGTGGAGGTTGTGATCCTGTCCCGCAACGACCCCGACACCGGGTTGCGGGTGATGAGATCCGTCGAACACCACAACCTCGCCATCACCAGGGCGATCTTCATGCAGGGCAAGTCGCCCTACAAGTTCATGCCCGTGCTGCACATGGCGCTGTTCCTGTCCGCGAACCGGGCCGACGTCCATGAGGCGACGAGCCGGGGCCTGCCGGCCGGGCTGGTCCTGCCCTCCGACTATGTCGACGACACCGACGACGCGGATCTGCGGATCGCCTTCGACTTCGACGGTGTCCTCGCCGACGACGCCTCCGAGCGGGTGATGCAGGCCGGTGGGCTGGAGGAGTTCCACGCGCACGAGCGCGCCAACACGGTGACCCCGCATTCGCCGGGGCCGCTGGCCGGGTTCCTGCGGGAGATCAACCGGATCCAGCGCCGCGAGGAGGACCGGCGGCTCGAGGATCCGACCTACCGGATCCGGCTCCACGTCGCCATCGTGACCGCACGCAGCGCGCCGTCACACGAGCGGCCGATATCCAGCCTGAAGGCGTGGGGCGTGACCGTGAACGACGTGTTCTTCCTCGGCGGCGTCGACAAGGGGCCCGTCATCGGGGTGCTGAGGCCGCACATCTTCTTCGACGACCAGCAGGCGAACCTGACCTCCACCTCGCCGATGGCGCCGAGCGTCCACATCCCCTACGGAGTGGTCAACCTGCCGTCAGGCGCGGGAGAGGCGGCGGGCGGCGAGCCAGCCCCGCACGCCGAGCACGCCGGCGGTCGTACCGATGACCAGTGAAGCTGCGATGAGCAGCGCGTGCACCCAGAGGAACGACGTCGCCGCGCCCTCGCCGGGGTGACCGGAGACCCAGGCGCGCGGGTCGTCCCAGATCGCCACGCCGAAGCGCGGCCAGATCACCCAGGTCCAGACACCCACACCTACCAGGAACAGCGACCACCCGCGCGTCAGCACCATGATTGCGGAGTATGCCAGGGCCGCTATCTGCGCTGCCGCGCGGTCGCGGGATGATTAGGAAGTCGCGCTGCTATACCAGGTTGTGCAGGTCGCCAGCACGACGGGACCGCAGTCGGGACCGCCCGCGGTGCCCGCGAGCAGAACGGACCCTGACCGACAGGTCGAGGAGACAGCGGTCGTGTCTAACATCCAACGATCATTGGTGCCATTCGATCATTCACCTTCGGCCTGCTCGCCTTTCGGTGGGATCTCATCCGCCATACGTGTTCTATTACCCGGCCATAGCGCACCCGACAACCTGATTCACGTGCCGATTAATCCCACTTCTTGGCCCTGACCAGGGCCAGGCGTCTGTCCGTGGATAGGCGACAGGACGATACCCGCCAACTCATCGACGTTGATACGTTGCGGACTTGCCTGCCGATGAGGGGTGCTCGTGTCCAGCAACCTTTCCAGCCTGACCTGCTACGCACTCATCCGTGCCATCGAGCATGATCTGAGAACGCTGCTGTCGACCTTCTGCGGAGAGCATCCCGTCGAGCAGGTGTTCGACGCGGCGATGCTCGCCAAAACAATCGAACGCAGGCTCAACGACCGGCGCAAGCAGACGGATCACACCAGCCTGACCGCGCTACTTCCCTATGTCGACTTCGGGGACGCGCTCGCGTTGATGAACAAGCTGCGCCCCTTCTTCCCGGAGGACACGCGGGAAGGGCTGGTGTCGCTGCGCAAAGCATTGGAAGGAGCTATTCCGGTACGCAATCGGGTAGCGCACTCGCGTCCCTTGGAATTGGGCGATCTCCCGAAAATAGTGGACCTGGCGGAGGAGCTGAGCGGAGTGGCCGGATTCCCCTGGCCG
It contains:
- a CDS encoding aminoglycoside phosphotransferase family protein — translated: MADQEFLQDQPHRAVVRVGDTVRRPALPWTPTVHELLRHLESVGFEAAPRALGIDEQGREVLTYLEGDSGGDGWDRVADEAGLVAMARLLRDYHQAVAGFRPTAEAGWATHPGPVAAGELVCHGDFGPWNLVWHGTRPVGILDWDLAWPAEPLHDVAYALEYVTPFRDDAECLRWLRYPSPPERRRRMELFADAYGLTSIDGLVDKVIEQQEVVLDRARRLAAQGVQPQLSWLASGALDEVAARIRWSRDHRHLIQEP
- a CDS encoding NADP-dependent oxidoreductase — protein: MSRAVLLESFGGSEVLDLHEVPTPQAGPGQIRVRVTAAGLNPMDWFMTSDPDTAGRFGLSLPSGFGTDYAGIVDQVGAGVTGFAAGDRVFGGALSRAVADYVVIDAAGTIAVGGDAHHTPDGVDDRTAAALTIAGCTAAAALVVVNPGPGDTLLIGGAGGGVGVFTVQLARLTGARVIGTGSATSADALRALGAEPVVYGDGLADRLRALAPGGITAAIDLFGTDTVRVARELGVPDERITTIAAQVDGITPANGANAAPGAIEEIAHLVAAGRLRVPIAATFPVEQIRAAVDLQAGRHVHGKIVIDL
- a CDS encoding GNAT family N-acetyltransferase, whose product is MIEERAEDDAELTVLLDAAFAELVRRYGLEGRSHVKGGARFLVAVLDGRAVGCGALQATEDPQVGELKRMYVQPDARGQGVAAAVLAGVEALGRELGYRSIRLATGLRQPEAMALYEKHGYRPMEPYGKYVHQELIRCYDKQLDR
- a CDS encoding SCO4848 family membrane protein, which gives rise to MVLTRGWSLFLVGVGVWTWVIWPRFGVAIWDDPRAWVSGHPGEGAATSFLWVHALLIAASLVIGTTAGVLGVRGWLAARRLSRA
- a CDS encoding 5'-nucleotidase, encoding MPYSLDNRLVVGIASSALFDLAAADDVFRNHGEQAYRKYQEDKLTEPLGPGVAFPFIKRLLSLNDLSGGDGPLVEVVILSRNDPDTGLRVMRSVEHHNLAITRAIFMQGKSPYKFMPVLHMALFLSANRADVHEATSRGLPAGLVLPSDYVDDTDDADLRIAFDFDGVLADDASERVMQAGGLEEFHAHERANTVTPHSPGPLAGFLREINRIQRREEDRRLEDPTYRIRLHVAIVTARSAPSHERPISSLKAWGVTVNDVFFLGGVDKGPVIGVLRPHIFFDDQQANLTSTSPMAPSVHIPYGVVNLPSGAGEAAGGEPAPHAEHAGGRTDDQ